A single genomic interval of Cucumis sativus cultivar 9930 chromosome 7, Cucumber_9930_V3, whole genome shotgun sequence harbors:
- the LOC101212807 gene encoding serine/threonine-protein kinase ATR isoform X2, with product MVGIFSQSLWRTKSMELKVSLCNAYMRIAKICPPHIWRPEILVDMLSFPEPCFALIDCFKAVLSILGPDYVGGSLPGMGSSELSNKSTEISRIGEKRPFEELDIVKKKRPKMDGEIVSSEADIMVECKKPHIKICETEETYANNLHNLLVSFVGCLKASSFRADALRPEVSLTALSMLCIAFCRYPETRLSMVIFQEMVSWIPWIYEQAKKGSSISIDISIFLEGIHNILLLPNHISSCLFSLLSGSNGECAETMSVILKVPWTHSITSTESHKPWKTRCISVQVSSKITSITKDETDLEILDLSLVDENDEVRTEAAISIPVIALWTGFDRLTPLFRRLEILKEEMHEKVKKIIPVSLGFLSCLYGSCHSVSRCKLFLNTNSDRCCQTVNYVLQGFWCSKCDRTVLHDHKLYANIIEQSDFYPKMNLDSDFVHLVSMFFKLLFDESSEEVQLSCVGTLRRILVHGSRDVLHQTKTDWLKCVEFLLLNRKKSIREAFCLQISSFLEDHITSCFFSEEDISNKRKELMFLDFIKTAMVSTADPQILDTILESVAELMNAVDIHSDFFSLSLLLLVDHLDNPYIAVRLSASRAIHRACCFHFKGNFNMIFSKVIHLRNELFDHVSSRLVNHPKIVQEFAEAVLGVETEVFVKKMIPVVLPKLIVSHQNNDQAVESLYELAKCVDTDMVTLIVNWLPKVLAFVLYQANGKELCSALEFYHAQTGSTQEEIFAAALPALLDELVCFVDGGNSDEVSKRLARVPEMILQVARVLTGGDDLPGFLRNHFVGLLNSLDRKMLHAEDVCLQKQALQRIEMLIKLMGSHLSTYVPKLMVLLMHAIGKEELQSEGLIVLNSFIQQLAMVSPSSIKYVISQVFAALVPFLERDETSTHLDMVVKILEELVLKNKSILKVHIREFPPLPCISALTEVNRAINETRGSMTLKDQLRNVVDGLNHENLKVRYMVACELRKLLNMRSKEVTTLISAEADLDMDVLSLLISSLLRGCAEESRTAVGQRLKLICADCIGALGAVDPAKVKSFSCERFKIECSDDDLIFELIHKHLARAFGAAPDTIIQDSAALAIQELLKIAGCKASLDDNTAPSASPSLKDKETSKTVASDSSDDDHAMSIRGQRLWGRFSDYVKEIIAPCLTSRFQLPNVVDSAFASSIYRPGMSFRRWIYFWIRKLTAHATGSRAGIFHACRGIVRHDMQTAVYLLPYLVLSAVCHGTEEARHGITEEILSVLNAAAAENGVALIHGNTGGQSDVCIQAVFTLLDNLGQWVDDVERGLSLSQSGQSSSSKHLVAKSKESSSNVHVDQEQLLVQCRYVSQLLDAIPKTTLARASLSCQAYARSLMYFESYVRGKSGSFNPAAERSGIFEDEDISYLMEIYSFLDEPDGLSGLACLRKSLRLQDQLLINKKAGNWAEVLTFCEQALHMEPNSVQRHSDVLNCLLNMCHLQAMVTHVDGLITRIPQYKKTWCMQGVQAAWRLGRWDLMDEYLKGADEEGLLCSSSESNASFDMDVAKILQAMMKKNQFSVSEKIALSKQSLIAPLAAAGMDSYARAYPFVVKLHLLKELEDFHNLLFNDSFLEKSFHVDDQEFSEMIQNWENRLKFTQSSLWAREPLLSFRRLVFGASSLGAQVGNCWLQYAKLCRSAGHYETANRAILEAQASRAPNVHMEKAKLLWSTRRSDGAISELQQSLLNMPVEVIGSAAMSSITSLSLVPMNPAPLICDTQTLNENRDIAKTLLLYSRWIHCTGQKQKEDVINLYSRVKELQPKWEKGYFFMARYCDELLEDARKRQEDSFEQGSRKVSSSSTAIGPPNLNNEKPWWSYVPDVLLFYAKGLHRGHKNLFQALPRLLTLWFDFGSIYQRVGSPSNKELKSVHGKVLSIMRGCLKDLPAYQWLAVLPQLVSRICHQNEETVRLVKYIIASVVRQYPQQALWIMAAVSKSTVPSRREAAMEIIYSAKKDFSQGKGGNNLFLQFASLIDHLIKLCFHPGQQRAKNINISTEFSTLKRMMPLEIIMPIQQSLVVNLPTYDVNLTDSPSSDIFSGTELPTISGIADEAEILSSLQRPKKIILLGSDGIERPFLCKPKDDLRKDARMMEFTAMINRLLSKYPESRRRKLYIRTFAVIPLTEDCGMVEWVPHTRGLRHILQDIYITCGKFDRQKTNPQVKRIYDQCQGKIPEGEMLKTKILPLFPPVFHRWFLNTFSEPAAWFRARIAYAHTTAVWSMVGHIVGLGDRHGENILFDSTTGDCVHVDFSCLFDKGLQLEKPELVPFRLTQNMIDGLGITGYEGIFLRVCEITLSVLRSHRDTLMSILETFIHDPLVEWTKSHKSSGVEVQNPHAQLAISNIEARLRGVVVGVGAAPSLPLAVEGQARRLIAEAVAHKNLGKMYIWWMPWF from the exons GAACCAAGAGCATGGAGCTCAAG gTTTCCTTATGCAATGCATACATGCGGATTGCTAAAATCTGTCCTCCTCATATCTGGAGGCCTGAAATACTCGTTGATATGCTTTCTTTTCCAGAACCTTGCTTTGCTTTGATAGATTGCTTCAAAGCAGTTCTATCTATTCTTGGTCCTGATTATGTTGGAGGGTCTTTACCAGGCATGGGTTCATCAGAATTGAGCAATAAATCAACTGAAATCTCTCGAATTGGAGAAAAGAGACCCTTTGAGGAGTTGGATAtcgtgaagaaaaaaagaccaaAGATGGATGGAGAAATTGTGAGCTCCGAAGCTGATATTATGGTTGAGTGCAAGAAGCCTCACATCAAAATTTGTGAAACTGAAGAAACTTATGCAAATAATTTGCATAATTTACTTGTTTCATTTGTTGGATGTTTAAAAGCTTCTTCCTTCAGGGCTGATGCTTTAAGACCAGAAGTTTCACTAACAGCTCTTAGCATGCTGTGTATTGCTTTCTGTCGGTACCCTGAAACTCGTTTGTCCATGGTCATATTTCAGGAAATGGTTTCATGGATTCCCTGGATATATGAGCAG GCGAAGAAAGGAAGCTCAATTTCCATCGACATCTCCATTTTTCTTGAAGGAATTCACAACATACTTCTTTTACCAA ACCATATATCTTCATGTTTATTTTCACTCTTGTCTGGAAGTAATGGTGAATGTGCTGAAACAATGTCTGTGATACTTAAAGTTCCATGGACCCATTCAATCACCAGTACTGAATCTCACAAGCCATGGAAGACAAGATGCATCTCTGTTCAGGTTTCGTCAAAAATTACTTCTATCACGAAGGATGAAACTGATCTTGAGATCCTGGATTTGAGTCttgttgatgaaaatgatgaagttAGAACTGAGGCTGCCATTTCAATTCCAGTGATTGCTCTATGGACTGGTTTTGACAGGCTAACACCGTTGTTTAGGAGACTGGA GATCTTGAAGGAAGAAATGCATGAAAAAGTTAAGAAGATTATCCCAGTTTCTCTTGGGTTTTTATCATGCCTGTATGGATCTTGCCATTCAGTGAGTAGGtgcaaattatttttaaataccaaCAGTGATAGATGTTGCCAGACAGTTAACTATGTGTTACAAGGATTTTGGTGTTCAAAATGTGATCGGACTGTTCTGCATGATCATAAACTTTATGCAAATATAATTGAGCAATCTGACTTTTACCCAAAAATGAATTTGGATAGTGATTTTGTCCATTTAGTGTCGATGTTTTTCAAACTTCTTTTTGATGAGTCTTCAGAAGAGGTTCAATTGTCCTGCGTGGGAACTCTTAGACGAATTCTGGTCCATGGGAGTAGGGATGTTCTACATCAAACGAAGACCGATTGGCTTAAATGTGTTGAGTTTTTGCTTCTGAACAGAAAAAAGTCAATTAGAGAAGCATTCTGCCTTCAAATTAGTTCCTTCCTAGAGGATCACATCACAAGTTGCTTTTTCTCAGAAGAagatatttcaaacaaaaggaaagagctaatgtttttggattttattaaAACTGCAATGGTATCAACTGCAGATCCCCAAATTCTGGACACTATACTAGAATCTGTAGCAGAGCTCATGAATGCAGTTGATATTCACAGTGACTTTTTCTCCCTGTCTCTTTTATTGTTGGTTGATCATCTTGATAATCCATACATAGCAGTGAGGTTGAGTGCTTCAAGGGCTATCCACAGAGCTTGTTGTTTCCATTTTAAAgggaattttaatatgatattttcaaaagttatccATCTACGTAATGAGCTATTTGATCACGTCTCTAGCAGACTTGTTAACCATCCAAAAATCGTACAAGAATTTGCAGAAGCTGTTTTGGGTGTTGAAACTGAAGTGTTTGTTAAGAAAATGATTCCTGTTGTTCTTCCGAAGCTGATTGTCTCTCATCAGAACAATGATCAAGCTGTTGAATCTTTATATGAATTAGCTAAATGTGTGGACACAGATATGGTTACGTTAATAGTAAATTGGTTGCCAAAAGTTCTTGCCTTTGTTCTCTACCAAGCAAATGGGAAGGAGTTATGTTCTGCCTTGGAATTTTATCATGCTCAGACGGGTTCAACTCAGGAAGAAATTTTTGCTGCTGCATTACCTGCACTTCTTGATGAACTAGTATGCTTTGTGGATGGTGGCAATTCAGATGAGGTCAGTAAAAG GTTAGCAAGAGTTCCTGAGATGATATTACAAGTTGCTAGAGTTCTTACTGGAGGAGATGATCTTCCAGGATTTTTGAGGAATCATTTTGTTGGCCTCCTTAACAGCTTGGATAGGAAAATGCTCCATGCAGAGGATGTTTGCCTGCAGAAACAAGCCCTGCAACGAATTGAAATGCTGATAAAGTTGATGGGTTCTCATCTTAGTACCTATGTGCCAAAACTAATGGTTCTTCTTATGCATGCTATTGGGAAAGAAGAACTGCAAAGTGAAGGTCTCATtgttttgaattcttttatcCAACAACTGGCTATGGTATCACCATCTAGCATCAAGTATGTGATTTCTCAAGTCTTTGCTGCACTTGTGCCTTTCCTGGAGAGAGATGAAACTTCCACACATTTAGATATGGTGGtaaaaattttggaagagcttgttttaaaaaacaagagTATACTAAAGGTGCACATACGCGAATTCCCTCCACTGCCTTGTATTTCTGCTCTGACAGAAGTGAACAGAGCTATAAATGAAACTCGTGGATCAATGACTCTAAAGGATCAATTACGAAATGTTGTAGATGGCTTAAATCACGAGAACTTAAAAGTGAGATACATGGTGGCATGTGAATTGAGAAAATTGTTGAACATGAGAAGCAAGGAGGTTACAACTTTGATAAGTGCTGAAGCTGATCTAGACATGGATGTTCTGAGCTTACTAATCTCATCCTTGCTAAGAGGGTGTGCTGAGGAGTCAAGGACTGCAGTGGGCCAACGGCTGAAATTGATTTGCGCTGATTGTATTGGTGCACTAGGTGCTGTTGATCCTGCTAAAGTGAAGAGTTTTTCTTGTGAAcgatttaaaattgaatgttCTGATGATGATCTAATTTTTGAGTTGATTCACAAACACTTAGCTCGGGCTTTTGGAGCTGCACCAGATACCATTATTCAAGATTCAGCGGCATTAGCCATTCAGGAGCTTCTAAAAATTGCAGGGTGTAAGGCATCGTTAGATGACAATACTGCTCCTTCAGCATCACCATCGTTGAAAGAtaaagaaacttcaaaaactGTCGCATCTGATTCTTCTGATGATGATCATGCGATGAGTATAAGAGGTCAGAGATTGTGGGGACGTTTCTCTGATTATGTGAAAGAAATTATAGCGCCGTGCTTAACCTCAAGATTTCAACTCCCAAATGTGGTTGACTCTGCATTTGCTAGTTCAATATATCGACCAGGCATGTCATTCAGAAGGTGGATAtatttttggataagaaaacTAACTGCACATGCAACTGGGTCTCGTGCAGGTATTTTTCATGCTTGTCGCGGTATAGTGCGGCATGATATGCAGACAGCTGTTTATTTGCTGCCTTATTTAGTTCTTAGTGCTGTCTGTCATGGGACAGAGGAAGCACGACATGGCATAACAGAAGAAATCTTGTCTGTTCTCAATGCTGCAGCAGCAGAGAATGGTGTGGCTTTGATTCACGGAAATACTGGGGGGCAAAGTGATGTTTGTATTCAAGCCGTGTTTACTCTTCTTGATAATCTAGGACAGTGGGTGGATGATGTTGAACGAGGATTGTCACTTTCTCAATCTGGTCAGTCATCGTCTTCTAAGCATTTGGTGGCCAAATCAAAGGAATCAAGTTCAAATGTTCATGTTGATCAGGAGCAACTCCTGGTTCAGTGTAGGTATGTTTCACAGCTTTTAGATGCAATTCCAAAGACCACTCTTGCTAGGGCTTCCTTGAGTTGTCAGGCCTATGCTAGATCTTTGATGTATTTTGAGTCATATGTACGAGGAAAATCTGGTTCTTTTAACCCTGCGGCTGAGAGGAGTGGCATCTTTGAGGATGAAGATATTTCATATCTCATGGAAATATATAGTTTCCTTGATGAGCCTGATGGTCTATCTGGCTTGGCATGTTTACGTAAATCCTTGAGGTTACAAGACCAacttttgataaataaaaaagctgGAAACTGGGCAGAAGTTTTGACTTTTTGTGAACAGGCCTTGCATATGGAACCAAATTCAGTTCAAAGGCATTCGGATGTTCTTAATTGTTTGTTAAATATGTGCCACCTCCAAGCTATGGTTACTCATGTGGATGGTTTAATCACGAGGATTCCTCAGTACAAGAAAACGTGGTGCATGCAAGGAGTGCAGGCAGCTTGGAGGCTTGGCAGGTGGGACCTCATGGACGAATACCTCAAGGGAGCTGATGAGGAAGGCCTTCTTTGTAGCAGCTCTGAGAGTAATGCTTCTTTTGACATGGACGTAGCAAAAATTCTGCAGgcaatgatgaagaagaatcaGTTTTCAGTTTCTGAGAAAATTGCTCTATCCAAACAGTCTCTGATTGCCCCTCTTGCTGCTGCTGGCATGGATTCTTACGCACGTGCTTATCCATTTGTTGTGAAACTCCACCTTTTGAAAGAGCTTGAGGACTTCCATAACCTTCTCTTTAATGACTCTTTCTTGGAAAAATCATTTCATGTAGATGATCAGGAATTTTCAGAAATGATACAAAATTGGGAGAACCGGCTGAAATTTACTCAGTCATCACTCTGGGCAAGAGAGCCACTCCTGTCATTTCGGAGATTGGTTTTTGGTGCTAGTAGTCTTGGTGCTCAAGTTGGGAACTGTTGGCTTCAGTATGCAAAGCTCTGTCGCTCTGCTGGCCATTATGAAACAGCAAACCGTGCAATTCTTGAAGCTCAAGCCTCTCGTGCACCTAATGTCCATATGGAGAAAGCAAAACTTTTATGGAGTACTAGGCGGTCTGACGGTGCTATCTCAGAATTGCAACAATCTCTTCTAAATATGCCTGTGGAAGTCATAGGATCTGCTGCAATGTCATCAATAACAAGCCTTTCCTTGGTTCCAATGAACCCAGCTCCTTTAATCTGTGATACACAAACTTTGAATGAGAATAGAGATATTGCAAAGACTCTTCTCCTATACTCAAGGTGGATACATTGCACTGGGCAAAAGCAAAAGGAAGATGTCATCAATCTTTATTCAAGAGTGAAGGAGCTACAGCCCAAGTGGGAGaaaggatatttttttatggccAGGTACTGTGATGAATTGCTTGAAGATGCCAGGAAACGCCAGGAAGATAGTTTCGAACAAGGTTCGAGAAAAGTCTCATCATCTTCTACTGCTATTGGCcctccaaatttaaataatgagAAGCCCTGGTGGTCTTATGTGCCTGATGTACTCCTGTTCTATGCAAAAGGACTTCACAGGGGTCACAAGAATCTATTTCAAGCACTTCCAAGGTTGTTAACTCTGTGGTTTGACTTTGGAAGCATCTACCAAAGAGTTGGTTCACCATCCAACAAGGAGTTGAAAAGTGTTCATGGAAAG GTTCTGAGCATCATGCGGGGTTGTTTAAAGGATTTGCCAGCATATCAATGGTTGGCTGTACTGCCTCAGTTAGTTTCAAGGATTTGTCATCAGAATGAAGAAACTGTTCGATTGGTTAAATACATAATTGCTTCTGTTGTCCGACAGTATCCACAGCAAGCGCTTTGGATAATGGCTGCAGTTTCAAAATCCACTGTTCCTTCAAGACGAGAGGCAGCTATGGAGATAATCTATTCTGCAAAAAAAGATTTCAGTCAAGGAAAGGGTGGcaacaatttatttcttcaGTTTGCCAGTCTAATTGATCATTTAATCAAGTTGTGCTTCCATCCAGGTCAACAAAGGGCGAAGAACATTAATATTTCTACGGAATTTAGCACATTGAAGAGAATGATGCCATTGGAGATTATTATGCCAATTCAACAATCTCTGGTTGTTAATCTGCCGACATATGATGTGAATCTCACTGATTCACCGAGTTCTGACATCTTTTCTGGCACAGAGCTTCCTACAATATCAGGAATAGCTGATGAGGCTGAGATTCTTTCATCACTTCAGCGGCCTAAGAAA ATCATTCTATTGGGTAGTGATGGTATTGAGCGACCATTCCTCTGCAAACCCAAGGATGATCTCCGGAAAGATGCTCGCATGATGGAGTTCACAGCAATGATTAATCGTTTATTATCCAAATATCCAGAAAGCCGCCGGAGGAAGCTCTACATACGCACTTTTGCTGTGATACCTCTGACAGAGGATTGTGGTATGGTAGAATGGGTTCCCCATACTCGTGGTCTAAGACATATACTGCAAGACATATATATTACTTGCGGTAAGTTTGACAGGCAGAAGACAAATCCCCAAGTTAAGCGAATATATGATCAGTGCCAAGGTAAAATACCTGAAGGTGAGATGCTGAAGACAAAAATTCTCCCTCTGTTCCCTCCCGTTTTCCATAGATGGTTTTTAAATACCTTTTCAGAACCAGCTGCTTGGTTTAGAGCCCGGATAGCTTATGCACATACAACTGCAGTTTGGTCTATGGTTGGGCATATTGTGGGGTTAGGTGATAGACATGgtgaaaatattctttttgatTCTACTACGGGTGACTGCGTTCATGTCGATTTCAGTTGTTTATTTGACAAAGGTCTGCAGCTTGAAAAGCCTGAATTGGTGCCGTTTAGGCTAACCCAG AACATGATCGATGGATTAGGAATCACTGGTTATGAGGGCATTTTCTTGAGAGTTTGTGAAATTACTCTTTCTGTATTAAGATCTCATCGGGACACTTTGATGAGCATACTTGAAACTTTCATTCATGATCCACTTGTGGAGTGGACAAAATCTCACAAATCCAGTGGTGTTGAAGTTCAGAATCCACATGCTCAG TTAGCCATCAGTAACATTGAGGCTAGGTTACGAGGTGTAGTTGTTGGCGTTGGAGCTGCACCATCTTTGCCCCTGGCTGTTGAAGGTCAGGCTCGTCGATTAATTGCTGAAGCAGTTGCACACAAAAATCTTGGGAAGATGTACATATGGTGGATGCCATGGTTCTAG